The following are encoded together in the Nitrospinaceae bacterium genome:
- a CDS encoding 4Fe-4S dicluster domain-containing protein, whose protein sequence is MSQVYNWQLGRKMAYPYEEKHPDHQFAFVFNINRCIGCQTCSMACKSTWTFSKGQEYMWWNNVESKPYGGYPQNWDVKALEMLEEANPGKQEWDATKNGARRPYGSYDGMTIFEAASRRVGPEGPQRVMGYLPSDEEWRFPNIGEDTPKGTKGVRGTYDKSGVSLPEHKNWFFYLQRICNHCTYPACLAACPRKAIYKRPEDGIVLIDQERCRGYRKCVEACPYKKSMFRTETRTSEKCIGCYPRIEGKETLANGTPWETRCMTACVGKIRMQGLVEIDKKTGDWANDPQNPIHFLVKKEKVALPLYPQFGTEPNGYYIPPRWVPRAYLHQMFGPGVDQAIERYTAPSRELLAVMQLFRAQQAIIARYEIKDGPKVYETKINGKPWALFNDTVIGYDAKGNELVSMTVEEGLQRRPAERANSI, encoded by the coding sequence ATGTCTCAGGTATATAACTGGCAGCTCGGGCGGAAGATGGCGTATCCCTACGAGGAGAAACATCCCGACCATCAGTTTGCTTTTGTATTTAACATCAACCGCTGCATCGGCTGCCAAACCTGCTCGATGGCTTGTAAGTCCACCTGGACTTTCTCCAAGGGTCAGGAGTACATGTGGTGGAACAATGTCGAATCGAAACCCTACGGCGGCTATCCCCAGAACTGGGATGTAAAAGCCCTTGAAATGCTCGAGGAAGCGAATCCCGGCAAACAGGAGTGGGACGCCACAAAGAACGGGGCTCGCCGCCCCTATGGCTCCTATGATGGAATGACCATCTTCGAGGCGGCCTCTCGCCGGGTCGGGCCCGAGGGCCCGCAGCGGGTTATGGGCTATCTTCCGAGTGATGAGGAATGGCGTTTTCCCAACATCGGCGAGGACACTCCCAAAGGTACCAAGGGTGTGCGGGGCACCTACGATAAATCAGGCGTGAGTTTGCCAGAACACAAAAACTGGTTTTTCTATCTCCAGCGCATCTGCAACCACTGCACCTATCCGGCCTGCCTGGCGGCATGCCCGCGCAAGGCCATCTACAAGCGGCCAGAGGACGGCATTGTGCTCATCGACCAGGAGCGGTGCCGTGGCTACCGGAAATGCGTCGAGGCCTGCCCCTACAAGAAATCAATGTTCCGCACGGAAACGCGCACGAGCGAGAAATGCATTGGCTGCTATCCGCGCATAGAGGGCAAAGAGACTCTCGCGAACGGAACACCGTGGGAGACGCGCTGCATGACAGCCTGCGTCGGAAAAATTCGTATGCAGGGTCTTGTCGAGATAGACAAAAAGACGGGCGATTGGGCGAATGATCCACAGAATCCCATTCACTTTCTCGTGAAAAAGGAAAAAGTGGCGCTCCCGCTGTATCCCCAGTTTGGAACCGAGCCGAACGGCTACTACATTCCTCCGCGCTGGGTGCCGCGGGCATATCTGCATCAGATGTTTGGTCCCGGCGTGGATCAAGCTATCGAGCGCTATACGGCGCCATCGCGAGAGCTTCTGGCTGTCATGCAGCTCTTCCGCGCCCAGCAGGCCATCATCGCACGCTATGAGATTAAGGATGGTCCAAAAGTCTATGAGACAAAGATAAATGGTAAGCCTTGGGCGCTCTTCAACGACACGGTTATCGGATACGACGCCAAGGGCAATGAGCTTGTGAGTATGACTGTCGAGGAAGGCCTTCAAAGACGCCCCGCCGAGCGGGCCAACAGCATATAG